A region from the Lusitaniella coriacea LEGE 07157 genome encodes:
- the gatC gene encoding Asp-tRNA(Asn)/Glu-tRNA(Gln) amidotransferase subunit GatC: MIDREQVHKVAHLARLDLTPTEEEQFTTQLSSILEYFEQLGELDTTEVEPMTRVIEVSNVTRPDVLHQETDPESILQEAPEPEGEYFRVPQILSTDED; the protein is encoded by the coding sequence ATGATCGATCGAGAGCAAGTTCATAAAGTTGCACACCTCGCGCGTTTAGACCTAACGCCAACAGAAGAAGAACAATTTACCACGCAATTGAGCAGTATTTTGGAATATTTCGAGCAGCTTGGCGAACTGGATACGACGGAGGTTGAACCGATGACGCGGGTGATTGAGGTCAGTAATGTGACTCGTCCCGACGTGTTGCACCAAGAGACTGACCCGGAGTCGATCTTGCAAGAAGCACCAGAACCGGAAGGGGAGTATTTTCGCGTCCCGCAAATCCTCAGTACGGATGAAGATTAA
- a CDS encoding ABC transporter ATP-binding protein, with translation MTKNPSAILALEGVLKQFSGTTTPAVDRVTLTLNQGDLLSFLGPSGCGKTTLLRLIAGFEEPVEGVIEIAGRKVAGLGHWVPPERRGVGMVFQDYALFPHLTVAQNIAFGLTKTIKKLPKAAKKRVEEVLYLVGLQGLNLRYPHQLSGGQQQRVALARALAPHPKLVLLDEPLSNLDAQVRLRLRQELREILKAAGTSAVFVTHDQEEALSISDEVAVMCGGRLEQLGTPEEIYQKPASRFVAEFVTHANFIPAQRRKEVWETEVGSFKLDRANWKGLDNGRMPDRADLMIRQEDLILRPDEGGNATVRDRQFLGREHRYCLETPSGRELIARTTAEETLSVGTQVQISVAEQGLQLFPQL, from the coding sequence ATGACAAAAAATCCGTCAGCCATTTTGGCGCTAGAAGGCGTACTCAAGCAATTTTCTGGCACAACTACCCCTGCGGTCGATCGCGTAACCTTAACGCTCAATCAAGGGGATCTCCTCAGTTTTTTAGGGCCCTCCGGCTGCGGCAAAACGACGTTGTTACGACTGATTGCGGGTTTTGAGGAACCCGTTGAGGGCGTTATTGAAATTGCCGGACGCAAAGTTGCGGGATTGGGTCATTGGGTTCCCCCAGAACGACGCGGTGTTGGGATGGTTTTCCAGGACTATGCCCTCTTTCCCCACTTGACTGTCGCTCAAAATATTGCCTTTGGTTTAACCAAAACCATCAAAAAACTGCCAAAGGCAGCAAAAAAACGAGTGGAGGAAGTGCTGTACCTTGTAGGATTGCAAGGGTTGAATCTTCGCTATCCCCACCAACTCTCCGGCGGTCAACAGCAGCGCGTTGCCCTTGCCAGAGCGCTTGCACCCCATCCCAAGTTAGTCCTCCTGGACGAGCCTTTAAGCAACCTCGACGCGCAGGTTCGCCTCCGACTGCGCCAAGAATTGCGAGAGATTCTCAAGGCGGCGGGAACTTCTGCGGTTTTCGTGACCCACGACCAAGAAGAAGCCCTTTCCATTTCCGATGAGGTGGCGGTGATGTGCGGGGGTCGATTGGAACAGTTGGGAACCCCGGAAGAAATTTATCAAAAACCCGCATCTCGGTTTGTAGCGGAATTTGTCACCCATGCCAATTTTATTCCCGCCCAGCGCAGGAAAGAAGTTTGGGAAACTGAAGTGGGTTCGTTCAAACTCGATCGCGCGAATTGGAAAGGTTTGGATAATGGTAGAATGCCCGATCGCGCGGACTTAATGATCCGCCAGGAAGACCTGATTTTGCGCCCAGACGAGGGAGGAAATGCAACAGTGCGCGATCGCCAGTTCCTCGGTCGCGAACACCGCTACTGCCTGGAAACCCCTTCCGGTCGCGAATTGATCGCCCGAACCACTGCGGAGGAAACCCTATCGGTGGGAACCCAAGTGCAAATCTCCGTCGCCGAACAGGGATTGCAACTATTCCCCCAATTGTGA
- a CDS encoding ABC transporter permease: protein MSTVPFRFVKRPLLRVNYWTIAVGAIALLIATPILCVLSSIFSDSREIWQHLATTVLPGYITNSLLLMVGVGIGVFVIGTGTAWLVTMCSFWGSSVFEWALLLPLAAPAYLLAYVYTDFLDYFGPVQTGLRNLFGWESIQDYWFPDIRSLWGAIAMLVLVLYPYVYLLARVAFLEQCTCTIEASRSLGCSPWRSFFKVALPLARPSIIAGLALALMETLNDFGTVQFFGITTFTTGIYRTWLGMGERVAAAQLAAILMLFVLVLIVLERLSRSQARYYQTMSFNKPGQSYLLTGIRGILAQFACGLPVVLGFLLPIGILCVMTLANAPETLDPKFLTFGGNSLILAGVTAALGVAIALIMAYGQRLNQTLGMRLAVRTAAMGYAIPGSVIAVGVLIPIGQLDNAIDRFMRATFNISTGLLLSGTIAVLIFAYLVRFLAVSFNTVESSLGKIEPNLDDASRSLGYNATDTLLKVHAPLMGSGLLTAVMLVFVDVMKELPATLVIRPFNFDTLAVQVYQYASDERLVEASAPALAIILVGTIPVLFLSSRIARSRL, encoded by the coding sequence GTGTCAACAGTTCCTTTCCGATTTGTCAAGCGTCCATTATTACGAGTTAATTATTGGACAATTGCAGTTGGCGCGATCGCGCTCCTGATTGCAACTCCCATTCTCTGCGTTCTCAGCAGCATTTTTTCCGATTCGAGGGAAATTTGGCAGCATTTAGCCACAACAGTTTTACCGGGATATATTACCAACTCGCTATTGTTAATGGTGGGGGTGGGAATTGGCGTATTCGTTATCGGAACGGGAACCGCCTGGTTGGTAACCATGTGCAGTTTTTGGGGAAGTTCGGTATTTGAATGGGCGCTACTCTTACCCTTAGCCGCACCTGCTTATCTCCTGGCATACGTTTATACAGACTTTCTCGATTATTTTGGCCCCGTGCAAACGGGACTGCGCAATCTTTTTGGGTGGGAAAGCATTCAGGACTACTGGTTTCCCGATATCCGTTCCCTGTGGGGCGCGATCGCGATGCTAGTATTAGTCCTCTATCCCTACGTTTACCTTCTGGCGCGAGTGGCATTTCTCGAACAGTGTACCTGCACAATCGAAGCCAGCCGTTCCCTGGGTTGTAGCCCTTGGCGCAGTTTTTTCAAAGTAGCACTTCCCCTGGCAAGACCCTCAATTATTGCAGGGTTAGCCTTGGCGTTAATGGAAACCCTCAACGATTTCGGCACCGTTCAATTTTTTGGAATTACCACCTTTACCACCGGGATTTATCGAACCTGGCTGGGAATGGGCGAGCGCGTCGCCGCAGCTCAACTTGCCGCCATCCTGATGCTCTTTGTTCTAGTTCTCATCGTTTTAGAGCGCTTGAGCCGCAGCCAAGCCCGTTACTACCAAACCATGAGTTTCAATAAACCGGGACAATCCTATCTCTTGACGGGAATTCGAGGGATATTAGCGCAGTTCGCCTGTGGTTTGCCCGTGGTTTTAGGCTTTTTGCTCCCAATCGGAATTCTGTGTGTCATGACTCTTGCCAATGCCCCAGAAACCCTCGACCCGAAGTTTTTGACCTTTGGAGGCAACAGCTTGATTTTAGCGGGTGTAACGGCGGCTCTAGGGGTCGCGATCGCGCTGATTATGGCATACGGACAGCGATTGAACCAAACATTGGGGATGCGCCTTGCAGTGCGCACTGCGGCAATGGGTTATGCGATTCCCGGTTCTGTGATTGCGGTAGGGGTTTTGATCCCCATCGGTCAATTGGATAACGCGATCGATCGGTTTATGCGCGCAACCTTCAATATCTCAACGGGATTGCTCCTTAGCGGAACGATTGCCGTGCTAATCTTCGCCTATCTCGTGCGCTTTCTCGCCGTTTCCTTCAATACCGTAGAGTCGAGTTTGGGGAAAATCGAACCAAACCTGGATGATGCCTCTCGCAGCCTCGGCTACAACGCCACCGATACCCTCCTGAAAGTTCACGCTCCCCTGATGGGAAGTGGGTTACTCACGGCGGTGATGCTTGTCTTTGTGGACGTGATGAAGGAATTGCCCGCAACCTTAGTGATTCGTCCCTTTAACTTCGATACCCTCGCCGTTCAGGTGTATCAGTATGCTTCCGACGAACGATTAGTTGAAGCGTCTGCACCCGCTCTTGCGATTATTTTAGTGGGAACGATCCCCGTTTTATTCCTCAGTTCCAGGATCGCGCGATCGCGGTTGTAA